The Pseudomonadota bacterium genome includes a window with the following:
- a CDS encoding AAA family ATPase yields the protein MSKKTKPSKKTNSRRTRKATTTRRRPKSLAGSQHHGERRWLIEGLIRSEGVSVIAGPPNSYRTWLAIDLALAVKTGDTFLDHQSFSSAESEVIFVTDNVPISTMVGRAQHLAMGRELPSQGVADSIRFITGQDFLSRLPKLGGKKRSEKKVSLIVIDVEPLPMKLERHEVESMFARIGELRTLSNYYGAPIVVVGTMPDNEEAAPLLWANKSLYDTVLTIAPSGTEDLLNGSALVDDDISTIMDFALVFLTSEDSATFLSSWDIASDDLDGVDAEDAEIAASL from the coding sequence ATGAGTAAGAAGACGAAGCCCTCGAAGAAGACCAACTCCCGCAGGACCAGGAAGGCGACCACTACAAGGCGCCGACCGAAAAGCCTCGCCGGCAGTCAGCATCACGGGGAGCGCCGGTGGCTCATCGAGGGGCTGATCCGTTCGGAGGGCGTGTCGGTCATTGCGGGGCCGCCCAATTCCTATCGGACGTGGCTGGCGATCGATCTGGCCTTGGCGGTGAAGACCGGCGACACCTTCCTCGACCACCAGTCGTTTTCGTCTGCGGAATCGGAGGTTATCTTCGTCACCGACAACGTGCCGATTTCGACGATGGTTGGGCGCGCCCAGCACCTTGCCATGGGTCGCGAACTCCCCTCGCAGGGCGTCGCCGACTCGATCCGCTTCATCACGGGCCAGGACTTCCTGTCTCGGCTCCCCAAGCTCGGCGGCAAGAAGCGGTCGGAGAAGAAGGTCAGTCTGATCGTCATCGATGTCGAGCCCCTGCCCATGAAGCTTGAGAGGCACGAGGTCGAGAGCATGTTTGCCCGGATCGGTGAACTGCGGACGCTCTCCAACTACTACGGCGCGCCGATCGTGGTCGTGGGCACGATGCCCGACAACGAGGAGGCCGCCCCGCTGCTCTGGGCGAACAAGTCACTGTACGACACCGTGCTGACGATCGCTCCGTCTGGGACGGAGGACCTGCTCAACGGCAGCGCGCTCGTTGACGACGACATCTCGACCATTATGGATTTCGCGCTGGTCTTCCTGACGAGCGAGGACTCCGCAACGTTCCTTTCGTCATGGGACATTGCATCGGACGATCTGGACGGCGTGGACGCGGAGGACGCCGAGATCGCGGCGAGCCTGTAG
- a CDS encoding tyrosine-type recombinase/integrase: MRFRKGKAYRDAAGGGRWVAVYYVDGQRQRERTQCTDEADLERCFAQIEERVRAASSRGRDPDPKRELGQTVTKFLEASTALAKPTREQYRGILGNFVAFTGAKRKLVSLDAADVVRFLEEHKSTGVRPATVAADRRVVRAFSSWCERLGYVEASFGKEVKPIRVPKVRKRYLRRQQVVAFLNACSPAFWPIAVLTILCGFRRKEIVNLKWNDVNLDEGLIHFVRAKTDDEQEIPLHPFAVEVLRSVERISEWVFPITEDHVMKDGQIVRRGDKRSETTGWFLEKTKQAAAAIGMQPEELDFHGLRKTFACLVQGTGHDIRMTGQLLGHGPGSKGAVTDLYVFDDEERQRAAVDAIRVDGIVRPLKKIATKLPQTLPRNQEVKLSG, from the coding sequence ATGCGATTCCGAAAAGGAAAAGCCTACCGGGACGCCGCAGGCGGCGGAAGGTGGGTCGCCGTCTACTACGTCGACGGGCAGCGACAGCGGGAGCGAACGCAGTGCACGGACGAGGCTGACTTGGAAAGGTGTTTCGCACAGATCGAAGAGCGTGTCCGCGCGGCAAGCAGTCGCGGGCGCGATCCCGATCCGAAAAGGGAACTCGGGCAAACGGTGACCAAGTTCCTGGAGGCCAGCACCGCGCTGGCCAAGCCCACCCGAGAACAGTACCGAGGCATCCTCGGCAATTTCGTCGCCTTTACTGGCGCAAAGCGGAAGCTCGTCTCTCTCGACGCTGCCGACGTGGTCCGCTTCCTGGAAGAGCACAAGAGCACGGGAGTGCGTCCCGCCACGGTCGCGGCCGACCGCCGCGTTGTTCGTGCGTTCAGCTCTTGGTGCGAGCGGCTTGGTTACGTCGAGGCGTCGTTCGGCAAGGAGGTGAAGCCGATACGCGTGCCCAAGGTCCGCAAGCGTTACCTCCGGCGGCAACAGGTCGTCGCGTTCCTGAACGCCTGCTCGCCCGCGTTCTGGCCGATCGCCGTTCTCACAATCCTCTGCGGCTTCCGCCGCAAGGAGATCGTCAACTTGAAGTGGAACGACGTAAACCTCGACGAGGGCCTGATCCATTTCGTCCGCGCCAAGACGGACGACGAGCAGGAGATCCCGCTCCACCCGTTCGCGGTCGAAGTGTTGCGCTCGGTGGAGCGGATCAGCGAGTGGGTGTTCCCGATCACCGAGGACCACGTGATGAAGGACGGACAGATCGTCCGGCGCGGCGACAAGCGATCCGAGACGACGGGGTGGTTCCTCGAAAAGACGAAGCAGGCAGCGGCGGCGATTGGCATGCAGCCCGAGGAACTCGACTTCCACGGACTGCGAAAAACGTTCGCGTGTCTCGTGCAGGGCACGGGCCACGACATCCGGATGACCGGGCAGCTGCTCGGCCACGGACCCGGCAGCAAGGGTGCCGTCACCGATCTCTACGTGTTCGACGACGAGGAGCGGCAGCGCGCTGCGGTGGACGCGATCCGGGTCGACGGGATCGTTCGTCCGCTCAAGAAAATTGCCACAAAATTGCCACAGACGCTGCCACGGAATCAGGAGGTCAAACTAAGTGGTTGA
- a CDS encoding PQQ-like beta-propeller repeat protein encodes MVRKHIAKYLKAALLATLVVFSFGAAGEICGTFFDTTAAAFGSKFPDNKAEDVKAVLNGMGAPQAVAGPANTVGSPMAVLVTDGSPRALVGIDLAAGREVWKVSPPIQSELTVGGNLVVFQSGYNVVGVDLRTGATLWSREIETGWNYHGADIEGDVAIISVGVGGEETGAYSNGQIIAVNARTGGKLWENSSGGGLLGAPAIHGNFAFVPWDRQKLAIIDVKEGTEVCRVRADDFTINFVRADATGAYYGTLANGAKLTTLYRLDEKSTVGTSAGSTSFVPALEPVPGEPAFARDAFALPVSGRSGTEKIKFHWQPALDPAKPIAMADDAYYLHYWRFIIAFDQTTHQVRWTYRSERDIESMAAIAGGVVGVNTDGKLFFIDAVSGGEIWTHDSGHKVLTGAIDANGFRPAGGGGAAADPLVALKEVIWDKDNRMLPIRSYAAFLIAAFPAPEVTQDLLTVYSDASCPKGLRDAVVQALRKRTTGAEYLVKALHMRYDFLEQTQAPPMGVVAPALVNMGERAAVSGLLDHLMDHETAIEDLREISLAIRELGDQSVVGTLNHFVTLYHADSSFLGHEDAIATAAEGILKFGGPSGERYVAQIRDDTQTLPELKSQLIAILDPEAAAKAAEAARIAAEEAKKAAAAAEAETAAQAAAKEEAGRPYSLTVEQINGAIAANQEVLKPCVQAALGVNPMIRQIRMKFALAGATGQASNLQILPSDVPGLLQCLSNGLASISFPKFKNLRQPATYIIQIQGQAPPAGYTYPIAPDGSGGTDSSYDPDSFGGGGTGYQPQPQPQYPPQYPPQYPPQYPQPQPQPQPQPQPQPQPQPQPQPAPLPQPQPGSPPPPPTPPADPDAF; translated from the coding sequence ATGGTGAGAAAGCACATCGCGAAGTACCTCAAGGCGGCTCTCCTGGCGACGCTCGTGGTGTTCTCCTTCGGCGCTGCCGGCGAGATCTGCGGAACGTTCTTCGACACGACGGCGGCGGCCTTCGGCTCCAAGTTCCCGGACAACAAGGCGGAGGACGTGAAGGCCGTGCTGAACGGCATGGGCGCCCCGCAGGCGGTCGCGGGCCCCGCGAACACCGTCGGCTCCCCGATGGCGGTCCTCGTCACCGACGGGTCGCCGCGGGCGCTCGTGGGCATCGATCTCGCGGCGGGCCGGGAGGTCTGGAAGGTCTCGCCGCCCATCCAGTCGGAGCTCACGGTCGGCGGCAACCTCGTGGTGTTCCAGTCCGGGTACAACGTCGTCGGCGTCGATCTGCGGACCGGCGCGACGCTCTGGAGCCGCGAGATCGAGACCGGTTGGAACTATCACGGCGCCGACATCGAGGGCGACGTCGCGATCATCTCGGTCGGCGTCGGCGGCGAGGAGACCGGGGCGTACTCCAACGGCCAGATCATCGCGGTGAACGCGAGGACGGGCGGCAAGCTCTGGGAGAACTCCTCTGGCGGCGGCCTGCTCGGCGCGCCCGCGATCCACGGCAACTTCGCCTTCGTGCCGTGGGATCGGCAGAAGCTGGCGATCATCGACGTGAAGGAGGGCACCGAGGTGTGCCGCGTGCGCGCCGACGACTTCACGATCAACTTCGTGCGCGCGGACGCGACCGGCGCCTACTACGGAACGCTCGCGAACGGCGCCAAGCTCACCACGCTCTATCGGCTCGACGAGAAGTCCACGGTCGGGACGAGCGCGGGATCGACGTCGTTCGTTCCGGCGCTCGAGCCGGTCCCCGGCGAGCCGGCGTTCGCGCGCGACGCGTTCGCGCTGCCGGTCTCCGGGCGGTCCGGGACCGAGAAGATCAAGTTCCACTGGCAGCCCGCGCTCGACCCCGCGAAGCCGATCGCCATGGCGGACGACGCCTACTACCTGCACTATTGGCGGTTCATCATCGCGTTCGATCAAACGACCCACCAGGTGCGGTGGACGTACCGGTCGGAGCGCGACATCGAGAGCATGGCCGCGATCGCCGGCGGCGTCGTCGGCGTGAACACGGACGGGAAGCTGTTCTTCATCGACGCGGTCTCCGGCGGCGAGATCTGGACACACGACTCGGGGCACAAGGTGCTCACCGGGGCGATCGACGCCAACGGCTTCAGGCCCGCGGGCGGCGGCGGCGCCGCTGCCGATCCGCTCGTCGCGCTGAAGGAGGTCATCTGGGACAAGGACAACCGGATGCTCCCGATCCGATCGTACGCGGCGTTCCTGATCGCGGCGTTCCCGGCGCCGGAGGTGACGCAGGATCTGCTCACCGTGTACTCCGACGCGTCGTGTCCCAAGGGTCTGCGCGACGCGGTCGTGCAGGCGCTGCGCAAGCGGACGACGGGCGCCGAGTACCTCGTCAAGGCGCTGCACATGAGGTACGACTTCCTCGAGCAGACGCAGGCCCCGCCGATGGGCGTCGTCGCGCCGGCCCTGGTCAACATGGGCGAGCGCGCGGCGGTCTCGGGCCTCCTCGATCACCTCATGGATCACGAGACTGCCATCGAGGACCTCCGCGAGATCTCCCTCGCCATCCGCGAGCTCGGCGATCAGTCGGTCGTGGGCACGCTGAATCACTTCGTCACGCTGTACCATGCGGACTCCTCGTTCCTCGGGCACGAGGACGCGATCGCGACCGCGGCCGAGGGCATCCTGAAGTTCGGTGGCCCGTCCGGTGAGAGGTACGTCGCCCAGATCCGCGACGACACGCAGACGTTGCCGGAGCTGAAGAGCCAGCTGATCGCGATCCTCGACCCCGAGGCGGCGGCCAAGGCCGCGGAGGCGGCCAGGATCGCGGCGGAGGAGGCCAAGAAGGCGGCCGCCGCGGCGGAGGCCGAGACGGCGGCGCAGGCCGCGGCCAAGGAGGAGGCGGGCCGGCCGTACTCCCTGACCGTGGAGCAGATCAACGGCGCGATCGCGGCGAACCAGGAGGTCCTGAAGCCCTGCGTTCAGGCGGCGCTCGGCGTCAACCCGATGATCCGGCAGATCCGGATGAAGTTCGCCCTCGCCGGCGCCACCGGCCAGGCCTCGAACCTCCAGATCCTGCCCTCGGACGTGCCCGGGCTGCTGCAGTGCCTGTCCAACGGGCTCGCCTCCATCTCGTTCCCGAAGTTCAAGAACCTCAGGCAGCCCGCGACCTACATCATCCAGATCCAGGGTCAGGCGCCTCCTGCGGGTTACACCTATCCCATCGCGCCGGACGGGTCGGGCGGCACCGACTCGAGCTACGATCCCGATTCGTTCGGTGGCGGGGGCACCGGCTATCAGCCGCAACCGCAGCCGCAGTACCCGCCGCAGTACCCGCCGCAGTACCCGCCGCAGTACCCGCAGCCGCAGCCGCAGCCGCAGCCGCAACCGCAACCGCAACCGCAGCCGCAGCCGCAACCGCAACCGGCGCCGCTGCCGCAGCCGCAGCCCGGCTCACCGCCTCCGCCACCGACCCCGCCGGCGGATCCCGACGCGTTCTAG
- a CDS encoding HEAT repeat domain-containing protein, whose translation MRRFSVLLACVVLLLAGLPATGQKKAGGAKGKAAKAKVTAPAIGSREVKDAIHKLRSPNPEEVLTSVQLLAASGSKDAVGPLTDLLRTGPRNDITNSILQALGSIGQRGSIPILIEYLDHRRPNARVAALFALENFSDQKIIAAIENRLRDSDAEVRNTAALLLGKHGSTASVPILFQAFDRGVRDAVVAIGQIGSPDDAARLTQYLGKVDVAMLLPGFEQFLARSAFPEKAKLSILEQLFELAGPDVRRFAVSYKATFPPGTEEDENPLYKTVSRMIRQIAEE comes from the coding sequence ATGCGCAGATTCTCGGTGTTGTTGGCATGCGTTGTCCTCCTGCTCGCGGGCCTTCCCGCGACGGGCCAGAAGAAGGCGGGCGGCGCGAAGGGAAAGGCCGCCAAGGCAAAGGTGACGGCGCCGGCCATCGGATCGCGCGAGGTGAAGGACGCCATCCACAAGCTCCGGAGCCCGAACCCCGAGGAGGTCCTGACGAGCGTGCAGCTGCTCGCGGCGTCGGGCTCCAAGGACGCCGTCGGCCCGCTCACGGACCTCCTGCGGACCGGGCCGCGCAACGACATCACGAACAGCATCCTCCAGGCGCTCGGCTCGATCGGCCAGCGCGGCTCGATACCGATCCTCATCGAGTACCTCGATCACCGCAGGCCGAACGCGCGGGTCGCGGCGCTCTTCGCGCTCGAGAATTTTTCCGACCAGAAGATCATCGCGGCCATCGAGAACCGCCTGCGCGACTCGGACGCGGAGGTGCGCAACACGGCGGCGCTCCTGCTCGGCAAGCACGGCAGCACGGCGTCCGTCCCGATCCTGTTCCAGGCGTTCGACCGCGGGGTCCGCGACGCCGTCGTCGCGATCGGGCAGATCGGCTCGCCGGACGACGCCGCGCGGCTCACCCAGTACCTCGGCAAGGTGGACGTGGCGATGCTCCTCCCGGGGTTCGAGCAGTTCCTCGCGCGCTCGGCGTTCCCGGAGAAGGCGAAGCTCTCCATCCTCGAGCAGCTGTTCGAGCTCGCGGGTCCCGACGTGCGCAGGTTCGCCGTCTCCTACAAGGCGACCTTCCCCCCCGGGACCGAGGAGGACGAGAACCCGCTCTACAAGACGGTCAGCCGGATGATCCGCCAGATCGCGGAGGAGTAG